The Paenibacillus mucilaginosus 3016 genome includes the window ATGGTGCACCATTGGCTCTGTCCGCCCCCACCGTCGCCGGTACCGGCTCCGTCATCGTCATCGGGTAAGGATGATCTGTAACTACTGGGATTTTCTGCTTCGTCAGCTTCTCGATATCCTTCAGATAGGGAATCTCCTCGTTCTCGCAGAACGAAATCGCAATCCCGCTTAAGCCCGCACGTCCGGTACGGCCGATCCGATGGACATACGTCTCCGGAATATTCGGCAAATTATAGTTAATCACGTGCGACAGTTCTTCAATGTCGATGCCCCGTGCCGCGATGTCCGTCGCCACCAGCAAGCGGGTCGCACCGCTCTTGAAGTTATTCAGCGCTGCTTGGCGGGCATTCTGCGACTTGTCGCCATGAATGGCCTGCGCCGTAATCTTCGCCTTCGTCAAGCCGCGCACCACCCGGTCCGCGCCGTGCTTCGTACGGGTGAACACGAGCGCACTTGCGATCGACTTGTCCTGCAGCAGATCAATCAGCAGCAGCAGTTTATTCGGCTTGTCCACATAGTAGAGCATCTGCTTAATTCTCTCCGCCGTTGAGGAAACAGGGGTAATCTCTATTTTCACCGGATTCTTCAGCAAAGAGTTTACCAGGGACGTGATCTCGGGCGGCATCGTCGCAGAGAAGAATAACGTCTGCCGCTTGACCGGCAGCTTGGCAATGATCCGCTTCATATCATGAATGAACCCCATGTCGAGCATCCGATCGGCTTCGTCCAACACCAGAATCTGCACGTGACTCAGGTCGACGAACCCTTGATTCATCAGGTCGATCAGCCGACCCGGTGTCGCAATCAGAATGTCCATGCCCTGCTCCAGCAGCTGCTCCTGAGGCCTCTGCGAGACGCCGCCCACGATCACACCATAGCGCAGATTCGTGAAGCATCCGTAAGCTTTGGCGTTGTCGGAAATCTGAATAGCCAACTCACGCGTAGGCGTCAGGATCAGCGAACGAATGACGCGCTTGCCGTTCGGGCGCCCCTGCTGTGTGCTCAGCAGCTGAATGATCGGCAGCAGGAATGCTGCTGTCTTGCCGGTCCCCGTCTGGGCGCAGCCGAACAAGTCACGGCCCGCCAGCACCGGCGGGATTGCCTGCTCCTGAATAGGCGTAGGCTGCGTATAATTTTCCTTGGCCAGCGCTTTAATAATAGGGGGAATCAACTGTAATTGTTGGAATGTCATAAGATCTCCTTCTTCAAGTCGCCGTCAATGCGCGGCTTCCATACTAGTATTATACCCTAGAAGAGGAGTAGAGCCATACCCCCGCTCACATTCTGATTTATACGAATATATTGGCACACCAAAAACCACTTCGCTGTGACGGAAGTGGTTTTCCCTTCAAGATGTGAAAAACGCTACGCTAACGATTCATTGCCCAAAAAGGCGTTCATCATCCACACCTGCTTTTCTAGACTCGTGCGAATGGCCAACAGCAGATCCCCGGTTGTCTCGTCTCCCGCCGATGCTGCGATCTCCATTCCTTGTTTCAACCCCGTGATCATCCGCGTATAATCGCCTGCAACGGCCTGCACCATATCCGCCGTGGACTCGTTTCCCGCGGCTTCCCGAATGGAAGCCAACTCGAGATAACCGGTCATGGTAGAGACAGGTCTTCTTCCCAGAGCAAGCAATCGTTCCGCCAGTTCATCGACGTGAACGGCCGCTTCGCTATATAATTCCCCGAATTTCGTGTGCAGCGTGAAGAACTGCTTCCCTGTGACATTCCAATGGTAATGGCGCAGCTTCACGTATAAGACATTCCAATCCGCGATGTGTTTGTTGAGAAACGCTTCGATTGTCAACGGCTTTCCCTCCCTATTTCGACTTCCATTGGCCGTTACTCCCTTACGGTTTCGCGGAACCGCGCTCCTGCGTAACGCGGTTCCTTCAGTCCTGCTAGCCGTTCAAGAATTGCAGCAATGCACTGTTGAATTCCTCGGCATGCGTGGCATTGAACCCGTGCGGTCCGCCTTTAATAATGAAGAGCTGACTGCCGGCAATCCGCTCGTGCGCCCTCTGTCCGCTGATCTCTACCGGCACGATCGCATCGGCATCGCCATGCAGAATAAGTGTAGGCAACTTGAATTTCTCCAGATCCCCGCGGAAATCCGTATAGCTGAATGCCTTGATGCAATCGATCGTTCCTTTTGGCGATGCGAAGGCCGCAATATCGCGATTGTACAAGCGGAACGCTTCGCTAACCAAGTCGGTTCTATCCCCGGAGGCGAAGAAATTCGTCATGAACCCATCCATAAACGCAATCCGATCTGCCTTCACCCCGTCTAGGAACCCTCGGATTGTTGCATCGTCGAATCCGCCATCCGGGTTATCTGAAGCTTTATACAAGTACGGCGGAATGGCACCGGCCAGAACCGCTTTCGATACCCGCTCCGTGCCATAGGTGCCGATGTAGCGCGATACTTCCCCTCCGCCCATCGAGAACCCGACCAGCGTCACATCGCGAAGATCCAGATGCAGAATCAACTGGTGCAAGTCTGCTGCGAACGTATCGTAGTCGTAACCGTTCCATGGTTGGGAAGACTGGCCGAAGCCTCGTCGGTCGTATGTGATGACGCGGTACCCGGCACCTACCAGAGCAGGCACTTGCTTCTCCCAAGACCTCCCGCTGAGCGGCCAGCCGTGAATCAGCACAACCGGTTTGCCCGTTCCTGCGTCCTCGTAATGAAGCTCGATCGAATTTCCATTTTCCTGACCAACTGTAATCTTTGCCATTGGGCATTCCTCCATTTTTAGTTTTGTAAATATTATTTCGATCCCTGAGGCAGCTGAGGTATTCACGGGCGCACCGTTTACGTCGTAAACAGCGAAGCCGCCATGCCGCGGGAGATCCCCACCATCATCAGATACCTCTTGACTCCCTTCTTTCTGTTTGGAGTCTTTTTCAATCCACATTATACAGATGGAGGGCGAAGAAATCGGTAATGTGCCCCGAAACGAAAAAAAGAATCCCTGAACTGCATTACGCCGGGGATTCTTTGGCTTGAAAAGGTAGAAAGACCATATTATCAAACATATGCGAGCCGGTTTCAATCGTCATGTGTCCACCGTATTTCTCACAGATTCGCTCGATGTTAGTAAGCCCATAACCATGATGATCCGGGATCGCCTTTCGACTGCGTAAATCGGTTACTTCCCTGTCTACATAATTGCGAACGCGAATATAGAGTGCAGAGTCGCTTGAACGGATATAAATACGGATGTGCCGATCCTCGGTTATTTTCACTCTTTTTGAAGCCTCGATGGCATTATCCAGCATGTTTCCGAGTGCCACGCAAAGGTCATAGCGCTCAATAGCAGCTTCATGATCCAGCATATGAAGCTCCGTATCGATTCGGATTCCGTTAGCCTGACCGATGTTCAGTGCGTTTGTCACCAGAGCGTCGATCACCAGGTTGCCGGTGTTCACCCTGTGGTAGGCAGCTTCAATCTTGTTCATCGTAACGCGAATATGCTCGCTAGCTTCGGCCGTCCTCCCCCGTTCGATGCATTCCGTCACATACAGGAACTGCTGATTCGTGTCGTGGATAATGCTTTTGACTTTTTTGAAGCTGTGCACTGTTTTTTCGTAATTGGCATTCTGGTAATCCATCTGCTTCTGAAGCTGATTATTTTCATTCAATAGCTGGAATTTGGCGATGACTGTATCGAGAACATAGACGACAAGGATGTTTAAAACGATGAGACCGAAGATCGAAAGGAAGAAATGTAAGTTTTTCTCGCTATAGATAGACAGCACGTTTACCTGATAGGTGCTGATAACCGGTACGCTGATAAACAGCAGAAAATAACGGAGGTTCAACGTATATGTTCTGTGCTTGGCCAAAAAACGGATGATATAAACAACGGCAATCATGAGGATACAGCTCAATAGAATGACTAGCTGCCCGTTTCTTCTCAATGCAGTGCTGTTTTCCTCCAAAAACATCGAAGGGTCGATTAAGGATATGCATATGGAATTGATGAGCGTAAACAGCACCGTGTACAGCAAGGAGAACATGATTTGCAGTTTAAGTTCCGTTTCATAGCCAAGCGACAGGCAGAATATGAAGGCCAGTGCAATCAGCGAAGATAATATTTCTGAGAGGGACACCGTCAAATACAATACATCTAGAATAATGAACCCAATGATATACATCGATTTCGCCGGCTTGCTGCTTTCCTTGCCAAAGACAGAGTTGAAATAGAAATTCGCCTGCAAAGCCATCGCCACCGCCACACCCGCGTTTAGCATCAGCAGCGTAAAGTCCATCGCTTTATTCCGCCCTCATAATCATATATTTCGTGCAGGTATCCTTCACTTCCTTGATCTTGGATCGCCCGATTGGCAATTCCATCCCATTGGACATGACCACTTTGCTGCCGGTAAATTTATGAACGCGATGCAGATTAATCAGAATGGAGCGATGAATCTGCAGGAATTTGCTGTCCTTCAGTACCGATGCGTAACTTGAAATCAAGCCCTTGCTGTCATATACGGCATTTACTGTCGTGATTTTCAGCCTACTCTTCACCGTCAAGCTTTTAGCTGCCTCGATAGCGATGATATCCTCCTGCAGGAGTACAATTTCTTCATACGCAGATTTAATAATCAGAATTTCCTTTTCGCGTTCCTCTATGTATCGGCAGAGTTTCAACATCCTCGCCTCGAATACTTCGGTTTCGATCGGCTTTAACAAGTACTGAAAGGTAACGACATCGAAGCTTTCCAGCATATACTCGGCA containing:
- a CDS encoding DEAD/DEAH box helicase, with product MTFQQLQLIPPIIKALAKENYTQPTPIQEQAIPPVLAGRDLFGCAQTGTGKTAAFLLPIIQLLSTQQGRPNGKRVIRSLILTPTRELAIQISDNAKAYGCFTNLRYGVIVGGVSQRPQEQLLEQGMDILIATPGRLIDLMNQGFVDLSHVQILVLDEADRMLDMGFIHDMKRIIAKLPVKRQTLFFSATMPPEITSLVNSLLKNPVKIEITPVSSTAERIKQMLYYVDKPNKLLLLIDLLQDKSIASALVFTRTKHGADRVVRGLTKAKITAQAIHGDKSQNARQAALNNFKSGATRLLVATDIAARGIDIEELSHVINYNLPNIPETYVHRIGRTGRAGLSGIAISFCENEEIPYLKDIEKLTKQKIPVVTDHPYPMTMTEPVPATVGADRANGAPSKDGARGHSGKSGGGRRRRRPHAGK
- a CDS encoding Dps family protein, which produces MTIEAFLNKHIADWNVLYVKLRHYHWNVTGKQFFTLHTKFGELYSEAAVHVDELAERLLALGRRPVSTMTGYLELASIREAAGNESTADMVQAVAGDYTRMITGLKQGMEIAASAGDETTGDLLLAIRTSLEKQVWMMNAFLGNESLA
- a CDS encoding alpha/beta fold hydrolase — translated: MAKITVGQENGNSIELHYEDAGTGKPVVLIHGWPLSGRSWEKQVPALVGAGYRVITYDRRGFGQSSQPWNGYDYDTFAADLHQLILHLDLRDVTLVGFSMGGGEVSRYIGTYGTERVSKAVLAGAIPPYLYKASDNPDGGFDDATIRGFLDGVKADRIAFMDGFMTNFFASGDRTDLVSEAFRLYNRDIAAFASPKGTIDCIKAFSYTDFRGDLEKFKLPTLILHGDADAIVPVEISGQRAHERIAGSQLFIIKGGPHGFNATHAEEFNSALLQFLNG
- a CDS encoding sensor histidine kinase, which codes for MDFTLLMLNAGVAVAMALQANFYFNSVFGKESSKPAKSMYIIGFIILDVLYLTVSLSEILSSLIALAFIFCLSLGYETELKLQIMFSLLYTVLFTLINSICISLIDPSMFLEENSTALRRNGQLVILLSCILMIAVVYIIRFLAKHRTYTLNLRYFLLFISVPVISTYQVNVLSIYSEKNLHFFLSIFGLIVLNILVVYVLDTVIAKFQLLNENNQLQKQMDYQNANYEKTVHSFKKVKSIIHDTNQQFLYVTECIERGRTAEASEHIRVTMNKIEAAYHRVNTGNLVIDALVTNALNIGQANGIRIDTELHMLDHEAAIERYDLCVALGNMLDNAIEASKRVKITEDRHIRIYIRSSDSALYIRVRNYVDREVTDLRSRKAIPDHHGYGLTNIERICEKYGGHMTIETGSHMFDNMVFLPFQAKESPA
- a CDS encoding LytR/AlgR family response regulator transcription factor — translated: MYRIAICDDEEQQRKRVRQMLLALSVKTGIDFEVEEFESGEQLIAHYVEWEASFHILILDIEMNGWNGIQTARKLREMKRHHEQIVFLTSYAEYMLESFDVVTFQYLLKPIETEVFEARMLKLCRYIEEREKEILIIKSAYEEIVLLQEDIIAIEAAKSLTVKSRLKITTVNAVYDSKGLISSYASVLKDSKFLQIHRSILINLHRVHKFTGSKVVMSNGMELPIGRSKIKEVKDTCTKYMIMRAE